The following is a genomic window from Candidatus Dormiibacterota bacterium.
CGATCACGCGATCGTCGATCGATTCGAAAACCAGTTCGTGCCGGCGTTCTACGTCTTCAACCGCGCGCACGAACTCCGCCACTTTCAGGCCGGCGGCAAAGGTTTCGACCGCATCGAAGCCGCCATCCAGCGCGTCCTCGCAGAGACGGCCGAAGAAGAAGCGCTGAATTAGGGCCCGGCCAAGCAGGAAGTCCGACCGGCGCGGCTCGATAGGGTCGTAATGTCGAACGACGCTAAGGCCCGGGCCCCGCGTACGCCGGGCCCGAGCCCGGGACGGCGCCTGCAGGCCTTAGCGTACACGCTCGTCACGACGACGATCGTGTTGCTGCTCGCGCTCTTCGAGTGGGCGACGGAACGCTTTATCTCCCAGCATTCGCGCATCGCGAGCGTCGCGATCGAGATCGCGATCGTCCTCATCGCGGCGCTGGTCTTCCGCCCGATCCACCGCTGGATTGAGGCGCGCGTCGATGCCGCGTTCTACCATCGCAGGCGTATCGCGCTTGAGGCACTCAAGCGTTTCCGACACGAGTTAACGTCGTTCAGCGACGCCGGGCAACTGCTGCGCCGCGTGATCGAAGCGGTCGAGCATCATCTCGAAGCGCGCGGATGCGCCGTATATCTTCGGCGCGAGACGTTTCGCGCGGAACGCTCGTCGTTCGACGAGCCGGCAAGCGACGTCGGCCCGGGCGACCCGCTATTAGTTCGGCTGCTATCGAGCGGTGAACCCGCGCGGCCGGCGCTTCTAAAATCGGCGGCGCCCGGGACGCACGCATTCGCGATGACGGTGGCGGGCGACTTGGTTGGGTTTCTGGTGGTCGATTGCCGGCAAGGCGAGTACGACGATGAGGAGACGCAAATGCTCGGGGGGCTCGCGCAGGATCTGGGCCTCGCGCTCGTCGCGCTCGATCCGCTCCTTCGACGTACGGCGCCCCGCGCGACGAACATTCCGGCGAATCTACCACCGTTGATCGGCCGAAGCCGCGAGCTCGAAGAGCTTCGCGCCGCGCTCGCGCAGTCTCGATTGGTGACCATTACCGGGGCCGGTGGCGTTGGAAAGACGCGCATCGCCCTCCAGTGCGCGTCCGAAGCGCTCGGGAGCCACGAACACGGCGCATGGTTCGTCGATCTCGCGCCGATCGCCGATGCGAACCTGATCGCGGCGACGATCCTTTCGTCGTTGAACGCAGCCGGCGGTGAAGCCGGCGGCGAACTCGCGCGCCTGCTCGAATATCTGCGCGCGCGCGATGCCCTGATCGTGATCGATAACTGCGAACAGCTTCTCGCCGCGGCGTCCGATATCGTCGCGCAGATTCGCGCCAACTGCCCGAACGTCTCGCTGTTGGCGACGAGTCGCGAACTGCTCCATCTCGAGGGCGAGCACGTCTATCGGCTTGGCTCGCTGCGCCCGGAGGCGGCAGTCGAACTCTTTACGGCGCGCGCCGCCTCGGTGGTTCCGGAGTTCGACGCGTCCCCATACGTTGCGGAAATTCGTAGCATCTGCGAGCAACTCGACGGCATCCCGCTCGCGGTCGAACTCGCCGCCGTGCGCGTGCGCGCGCTTAGCGTCGCGGAGATCCTCGCCCGTCTGGACGAACGCTTTCGTCTGCTGACGTCGAGCGCGCGCACCGCGCTGCCGCGCCGGCAGACGCTCTGGGCTACGATCGAATGGAGCTACGATTTGCTCGCTGCCGAAGAGCAGTCGCTCTTCCAGCGGCTCTTCGCGTTTCGCGGGAGCTTCTCGCTCGCAGCGGCCGCGGCCGTCTGCACGCAGAACGGGCGCTGCGACGAGTACCACGTGCTGGACGTCTTAACGTCGCTCTCCGATAAATCGCTTCTGACCGTAGCGCGCGTGCCCGAGACGCGTTACCGTTTGCTCGAGACCATTCGAGAATTCGCAGGAGGAAAGGCCGCCGAACAGCAGGCGCGCGCGATCGTCTCGCACCAGCACGCCGCATACTTTGCAAGCCTCGCTTCGGCTGCCTATCACGAGTTCGATTCGCGTCTTCCGCCCGGCTGGCTGGAACGGCTCGCGCCCGACATCGATAACTTTCGCGCTGCGTTGCAGTGGACGCTCGAAGGCCCGGGCGATCGGCGAGTCGGCGCGCAACTCGCGGCGGAGTGCGGACCGATTTTTCTGCGTCTCGAGCATTTGGCCGAAGGCCTGCGCTGGTGCGAAGCCGCCCTCGGGGTCGATAGTCTGGAGCGCGCAACCGCCGGCCGCATCGAATACGTTGCCTCGATGCTGCAGAACAACCTCGGGCACGACCGGCTCGCTCTGGCGAGTGCGGAGCGTGCGGTAGCACATTACCGCGCATCTACCGACGTGCGCGGATCGATCCGCGCGCTCTCGCAAGTTGCACAGCAGTACGCGAAGGCGGGGCGTTTTGAGGATGCGATTGGCCCGGCCGATGAAGCGATCGATGCCGCACGCGCATTGAACGAACCCCGCGTGCTGATCGGCGTGCTCCGACGATGCGCCCGTTCGCTCCCTCCTTCCGAGATCGAGCGCGCGCGCGAACGTTACGCCGAGGCGATGGAAATCGCACGATCGGCCGACGACCGCGACGAACTCTGGCGGGTGCTCGATTGGTGGTCGGCGAGCGAGTTTTACGCCGGCTGCCACGAGCGCGCGATCGAATTAGCCGCCGCGGCGCTCAAATATGTCGAGGGCGACTCGCGGCTTTACATCGAGATCAATATCGCGCAGTATGCCCTCTCAGCCGGTCGTCTCGACGACGCGCGACCGCACGTATATCGGGCTGTGGAGCTAGCGCGCGACCTCCAACACCCCATCGTTCTCTCGATGGCGCTTGCGTACGCGTCTGCGTTCCATGCGGATGGCGATCCGCAGGGGGCGGCAGTTCTGCTGGGATATGCCACGGCACGCTTGCGCGAATTGGATGGGAGCGATGACGATGAGGCGTTCGCGACGGTGAGGAAAACCGTCGAGCGTGCGCTTGGCGATCGTCCCATCGGCGCGTTATTGGAGCGCGGCGGCCGCCTGCGCCTCGAAGAGGCGCTGGCGATCGTCGCATCGGGATCAGCAGGGGCTAATGACGCCGTTCAATGTGCGCATCTGGGTGGTGACGGTGTCGGTACACTGCTGGGTAAGTGAGTACGTGCCCGAATCACCCGAGCAGTTCGTAACGGCCGTATAGGAGCCGCTCAGCGCACCGGTGTTGGGATCGTAGGTGCCTGTGGTACTGAACGTGCACGTCGTTCCGCTTGCATAGTCGATGACCATCGTACCGCTGATGGCGTTTGTCGCGGCGATCGCAAGCGAAATCTGCGCGGTGACGGTCCCCCCGGTCTCGACGTCGGTGATCGTTCCGCCGGCCGTGGCATTATGTTGCGCGAGCGTTGCGGTAGCGGTACCGCTCCCGCGCTGCGCATCCTGCATCGTGCCCGAGTAATCGCCGGAGATATTCGCGGTAGACGCGATCGGCGCAACGGAATTCGTCGTGCCCGAATTGCACGCGGCCAGCGCGACCGTTACCGCCAACGATACAAACGTGCGGAAGTAGCCTCTACCCATTGCGTCCACCTCAACGATGCCGCGCGGCGGCATCTTCTACGAAAGTGTTTCGATTTGATACGGCAAGCGTTGGGCTGCGCCTGCGCTAGTTCGCGATGTTTTCGGCCCGCTTGGCGGCTCGTCATACGACGGATCGCTTTATACGTGTTAACGGTTCCATTGGGGGGTAAGCGCGTCTGTATCCACATCCACGCTTCGAACGGAGATTTCTATGCAACGAATAGCACGCTCCTTTACGCTTTTAGCTGCGATGGCGCTGTTGCTGGGGTTGGGCGTGGCGCGCGTCACCGCACAACCGGAGCCGACTCCCACGTCAACTCCCACGCCATGCGTGAGCGCATCGCCGGGATCTACCGATGATGCGTGTCCATCGCCATCCCCTAGCGAATCACCCTGAGCCATAAGACCTAGGACTAAAAGGGCG
Proteins encoded in this region:
- a CDS encoding NB-ARC domain-containing protein, which codes for MSNDAKARAPRTPGPSPGRRLQALAYTLVTTTIVLLLALFEWATERFISQHSRIASVAIEIAIVLIAALVFRPIHRWIEARVDAAFYHRRRIALEALKRFRHELTSFSDAGQLLRRVIEAVEHHLEARGCAVYLRRETFRAERSSFDEPASDVGPGDPLLVRLLSSGEPARPALLKSAAPGTHAFAMTVAGDLVGFLVVDCRQGEYDDEETQMLGGLAQDLGLALVALDPLLRRTAPRATNIPANLPPLIGRSRELEELRAALAQSRLVTITGAGGVGKTRIALQCASEALGSHEHGAWFVDLAPIADANLIAATILSSLNAAGGEAGGELARLLEYLRARDALIVIDNCEQLLAAASDIVAQIRANCPNVSLLATSRELLHLEGEHVYRLGSLRPEAAVELFTARAASVVPEFDASPYVAEIRSICEQLDGIPLAVELAAVRVRALSVAEILARLDERFRLLTSSARTALPRRQTLWATIEWSYDLLAAEEQSLFQRLFAFRGSFSLAAAAAVCTQNGRCDEYHVLDVLTSLSDKSLLTVARVPETRYRLLETIREFAGGKAAEQQARAIVSHQHAAYFASLASAAYHEFDSRLPPGWLERLAPDIDNFRAALQWTLEGPGDRRVGAQLAAECGPIFLRLEHLAEGLRWCEAALGVDSLERATAGRIEYVASMLQNNLGHDRLALASAERAVAHYRASTDVRGSIRALSQVAQQYAKAGRFEDAIGPADEAIDAARALNEPRVLIGVLRRCARSLPPSEIERARERYAEAMEIARSADDRDELWRVLDWWSASEFYAGCHERAIELAAAALKYVEGDSRLYIEINIAQYALSAGRLDDARPHVYRAVELARDLQHPIVLSMALAYASAFHADGDPQGAAVLLGYATARLRELDGSDDDEAFATVRKTVERALGDRPIGALLERGGRLRLEEALAIVASGSAGANDAVQCAHLGGDGVGTLLGK